The following proteins come from a genomic window of Rutidosis leptorrhynchoides isolate AG116_Rl617_1_P2 chromosome 10, CSIRO_AGI_Rlap_v1, whole genome shotgun sequence:
- the LOC139871603 gene encoding probable E3 ubiquitin ligase SUD1 has translation MNEQPVPAALDGVINADVNASGSSSSSAASKIFESEATDNTNSSKNTSNSIYDDDDDEDGDVCRICRNPGDVDNPLRYPCACSGSIKFVHQDCLLQWLNHSNARKCEVCKHPFSFSPVYAENAPAKLPYKEFVVGMSMKVYHVLRFFLRLTFVLSVWLVIIPFITFWIWRYSFTRSFGEAQRLFMSHISTGAILTDCMHGFLLSASIVFIFLGATSLRDYFRHLREIGGDRDAGDRNGARARRPPAQPNRNLNGDDGGGAGQLIRRNAENVAARWEMQAARLEAHVDQLFDGLDDGEVADDVPFDELVGMQGPLFHLVENAFTVLASNMIFLGIMIFVPFHLGRLILYYLSWILSTATNPVLSTVVPLTEQALKLANITLKNTLTAVTYLTSDHNPDASLFGHVADILKANATGLMDSSNNLTTTPPSSDILEAETTGASWMSDATTLAVGYMFILSLVIFYFGTVAVIRYIKGEPLIMGRFYGIGSIAETVRFLFKHFMTTMKHLTTMIKVAFLLVIELGVFPLLCGWWLDICTIRMFGKTIAQRVDFFSLSPLASSLFHWAVGIVYMLQISVFVSLLRGVLRNGVLYFLRDPADPNYNPFRDLIDDPVRKHARRVLLSVAVYGSLIVMLVFLPVKLAMRMAPSIFPLDISVSDPFTEIPANMLLFQICIPFAIEHFKLRATIKSLLHYWFVVVGWALGLTDFLLPRPGDNVEQENGNQDPVAARLVDHDRAIVGFMDPRDMNRMRHAESEVEVEVDEQSDSERYGFMLSIVLLLLAAWMTLLILNSMLIMVPVSIGRALFNAVPLFPITHGMKCNDLYAFVIGGYVISTMLAGARYTIDQIRTERATVLLGRIWKWCTIVVKSSLLLSIWIFIIPVLIGLLFELLIIVPMRVPVDESPVFLLYQDWAFGLIFLKIWTQLVMLDQLAPLVDDSWRVKFERVKRNGFSRLQGVWVLREIVIPIVMKLLTALCFPYVLARGVFPVFGYPLIVNSAVYRYAWVGCLGFSLVYFCAKRLHAWYTNLHNSIRDDRYLIGRRLHNFGEVESVENTVMDNGEDVDGVLRNRRRVPIEG, from the exons ATGAACGAACAACCGGTTCCGGCGGCACTCGATGGAGTCATCAACGCTGACGTCAATGCATCGGGATCTTCGTCATCTTCTGCTGCTTCAAAGATATTCGAGAGTGAAGCTACAGATAATACAAATAGCAGCAAAAATACATCAAATAGCATttacgatgatgacgatgatgaagacGGTGACGTTTGCCGGATCTGCCGCAATCCTGGTGACGTCGATAATCCGTTACGGTATCCGTGTGCTTGTAGCGGTAGTATCAAGTTTGTTCATCAGGATTGCCTTTTACAGTGGCTTAATCATAGCAACGCTCGCAAGTGTGAG GTTTGCAAACATCCATTTTCATTTTCTCCCGTGTATGCTGAGAATGCCCCTGCAAAGCTTCCTTATAAGGAGTTTGTAGTTGGGATGTCGATGAAAGTCTATCACGTGTTGCGGTTCTTTCTCCGTCTCACTTTTGTACTATCTGTATGGCTTGTGATCATACCATTCATTACTTTCTGGATTTGGCGCTACTCATTCACTAGGAGTTTTGGTGAAGCTCAAAGACTTTTTATGAGTCATATTTCCACCGGGGCTATTCTTACCGACTGTATGCATGGGTTCTTACTCTCTGCAAGTATCGTATTCATATTTCTTGGGGCGACATCGTTGAGGGATTATTTTAGACACTTACGAGAAATTGGTGGTGATAGAGATGCTGGAGATAGAAATGGTGCTCGTGCCAGAAGACCACCTGCACAACCGAACAGAAATCttaatggtgatgatggtggtggagCTGGTCAGTTGATTAGAAGAAACGCAGAAAATGTTGCGGCCAGGTGGGAGATGCAAGCAGCTCGTCTTGAGGCTCATGTTGACCAGTTGTTTGATGGTTTGGATGATGGGGAAGTTGCAGATGATGTCCCATTTGATGAGCTAGTTGGCATGCAGGGTCCTCTTTTTCATTTGGTGGAGAATGCATTTACT GTTCTTGCTAGCAACATGATATTCCTTGGTATCATGATATTTGTGCCATTTCACTTGGGACGATTAATACTCTATTATTTGTCTTGGATTTTATCAACTGCTACGAACCCCGTGTTGTCCACGGTTGTACCACTTACAGAGCAAGCACTTAAGCTGGCCAATATCACATTGAAAAACACATTGACTGCAGTTACGTATTTAACATCTGATCACAACCCAGATGCGAGTTTGTTTGGCCATGTTGCAGACATTTTAAAAGCAAATGCTACTGGACTTATGGACTCATCGAACAACCTCACCACTACTCCCCCTTCATCTGATATCCTAGAAGCAGAAACAACTGGGGCATCATGGATGTCTGATGCCACAACTTTAGCTGTTGGCTATATGTTTATTTTATCGCTTGTCATTTTCTACTTTGGAACTGTTGCAGTAATTAGATACATTAAAGGAGAGCCGTTGATCATGGGAAGGTTCTATGGCATTGGTTCAATAGCAGAGACAGTCCGTTTTCTTTTCAAGCATTTCATGACAACAATGAAACATTTGACTACAATGATTAAGGTCGCCTTCCTTTTGGTCATTGAATTAGGGGTTTTTCCTCTATTGTGTGGATGGTGGCTAGATATATGTACTATAAGGATGTTTGGCAAGACAATTGCGCAAAGAGTTGACTTCTTCTCATTGTCTCCGTTGGCAAGCTCGTTGTTTCATTGGGCTGTAGGGATTGTCTATATGCTACAAATATCAGTGTTTGTCAGCCTTCTTAGAGGG GTTTTGCGTAATGGAGTTCTGTACTTTCTGCGGGACCCAGCAGATCCTAATTACAATCCTTTTCGGGATCTAATCGATGACCCGGTGCGCAAACATGCACGTAGGGTTCTGCTGTCAGTTGCTGTTTATGGGAGCTTAATAGTAATGCTTGTATTTCTGCCTGTTAAACTAGCCATGCGAATGGCCCCCTCCATCTTCCCTCTTGATATCTC GGTATCTGATCCGTTTACTGAGATCCCTGCTAACATGCTTCTCTTTCAAATTTGCATTCCATTTGCTATTGAGCATTTCAAGTTGCGGGCAACGATCAAGTCGCTGCTACATTATTGGTTCGTTGTAGTTGGTTGGGCACTTGGCTTAACTGATTTCTTACTGCCAAGACCCGGGGACAATGTTGAACAAGAAAATGGAAATCAGGATCCAGTAGCTGCTCGATTAGTGGACCATGATCGTGCAATTGTTGGATTTATGGATCCCAGAGATATGAATAGGATGAGGCATGCTGAATCTGAGGTTGAGGTTGAGGTTGATGAACAGTCTGATTCAGA GAGGTACGGATTTATGCTTTCCATTGTGTTGCTTTTATTGGCGGCGTGGATGACACTTCTAATATTGAATTCCATGTTAATAATGGTGCCCGTCTCGATTGGACGAGCATTGTTTAATGCAGTTCCCCTTTTCCCAATCACACATGGCATGAAATGCAACG ATCTATATGCGTTCGTGATTGGAGGTTACGTCATCTCAACTATGCTGGCTGGTGCACGGTATACCATCGATCAAATCAGAACAGAGAGAGCAACAGTTTTGCTAGGTCGAATTTGGAAGTGGTGTACGATTGTTGTCAAGAGTTCTTTATTGTTGTCAATTTGG ATTTTCATCATCCCTGTGTTGATTGGACTCCTGTTTGAACTATTAATAATCGTACCAATGCGGGTCCCAGTGGACGAAAGCCCTGTTTTTCTCTTGTATCAGGATTGGGCTTTTGGGCTTATTTTCCTCAAGATCTGGACACAATTGGTAATGCTGGACCAGCTGGCACCTCTGGTTGATGACAGCTGGCGCGTGAAGTTTGAAAGAGTGAAAAGAAATGGTTTCTCAAGGCTGCAAGGAGTTTGGGTGCTACGAGAAATTGTTATCCCTATCGTCATGAAGCTGTTAACTGCTCTATGCTTCCCTTACGTTTTAGCCAGAGGGGTATTCCCGGTATTTGGGTACCCGTTAATTGTGAACTCGGCCGTGTACCGATACGCGTGGGTTGGGTGCCTCGGTTTTAGTTTGGTGTATTTTTGTGCCAAGAGATTGCATGCATGGTACACTAATCTTCATAACTCTATAAGAGACGATCGTTATTTGATT